In Oncorhynchus gorbuscha isolate QuinsamMale2020 ecotype Even-year linkage group LG02, OgorEven_v1.0, whole genome shotgun sequence, a single genomic region encodes these proteins:
- the LOC123998162 gene encoding cartilage oligomeric matrix protein: MLWILVLVISLSVSSELVAGQRDGEIINQIKGTNQALAEIKELLKQQIQEIVFLKNTVMECEACGMQGPSRPSCDPNPCPPGVKCIETAGGIKCGPCPEGMVGNSTRCMDVDECVVKPCHMGVRCINTSPGFRCGPCPTGYTGPQVQGISLSYATKNKQVCKDINECEGPKNGGCVENSNCVNTPGSFRCGLCKAGYVGDQRKGCKPERACGNGQPNPCHASGECIVQRDGKIECQCGVGWAGNGYFCGSDIDIDGFPDEKQECAERNCAKDNCQTVPNSGQEDADKDGIGDACDEDADGDGILNTQDNCVLVPNVNQRNVDEDDFGDACDNCRMIKNNDQKDTDVDRLGDECDEDIDGDGIPNNLDNCKRVPNTDQKDRDGDKVGDACDSCPYVPNPDQLDMDNDLIGDPCDTNKDSDGDGHQDSQDNCPAVINSAQLDTDKDGLGDECDNDDDNDGIPDLLPPGPDNCRLIPNPLQEDSDGDGVGNACENDFDNDTIIDSIDVCPENAEVTLTDFRAYQTVVLDPEGDAQIDPNWVVLDQGREIVQTMNSDPGLAVGYTAFNGVDFEGTFHVNTVTDDDYAGFIFGYQDSSSFYVVMWKQVEQIYWQANPFRAVAEPGIQLKAVKSNTGPGENLRNSLWHTGDTNDQVNLLWKDARNVGWKDKTSYRWFLQHRPQDGYIRVRFYEGPQLVADTGIIIDTTMRGGRLGVFCFSQENIIWANLRYRCNDTIPGDFDTYQAQQVQLQF, from the exons GCATGCAAGGTCCTTCTCGCCCCTCCTGTGACCCTAACCCCTGCCCCCCGGGGGTAAAGTGCATTGAAACGGCTGGCGGCATCAAGTGTGGCCCCTGCCCTGAGGGCATGGTGGGCAACAGTACCCGATGCATGGATGTGGACGAG tgtgtggtgaaGCCTTGCCACATGGGTGTGCGCTGCATAAACACGTCCCCAGGTTTCCGCTGTGGCCCCTGTCCAACTGGCTACACTGGCCCTCAGGTGCAGGGAATAAGCCTCTCCTACGCCACTAAAAACAAACAG GTCTGCAAGGACATCAATGAGTGCGAAGGACCCAAGAATGGAGGTTGTGTGGAAAATTCCAATTGTGTAAACACACCT GGCTCATTTAGGTGTGGCCTCTGTAAGGCAGGCTATGTTGGGGATCAGCGCAAGGGCTGTAAGCCTGAGAGAGCATGTGGTAATGGCCAGCCCAACCCCTGCCATGCCAGCGGAGAGTGTATTGTCCAACGAGATGGGAAAATAGAGTGTCAG tgtggggtgggatgggctggCAATGGCTACTTCTGCGGATCTGATATTGACATTGATGGCTTCCCTGATGAGAAACAGGAATGTGCCGAGAGGAACTGTGCCAAG GATAACTGTCAAACGGTACCCAACTCTGGCCAAGAGGACGCAGACAAGGATGGTATAGGAGACGCCTGCGATGAGGATGCAGATGGGGATGGAATCTTAAATACACAG GACAACTGTGTGCTGGTACCAAACGTCAACCAAAGAAACGTGGACGAAGACGACTTTGGAGACGCCTGTGACAACTGCCGTATGATCAAAAACAACGACCAGAAAGACACTGATGTTGATAGACTGGGTGACGAATGTGACGAAGACATTGATGGCGACG GAATCCCCAATAACCTGGACAACTGCAAAAGGGTTCCCAATACTGACCAGAAGGATCGAGATGGGGACAAAGTCGGAGATGCCTGTGACAGTTGCCCTTATGTTCCCAACCCTGACCAG TTGGATATGGACAACGACTTGATCGGAGACCCTTGTGACACCAATAAGGACAG TGATGGTGACGGTCACCAGGACTCTCAGGACAACTGCCCTGCGGTCATCAACAGCGCCCAGCTGGACACGGACAAGGATGGCCTGGGGGACGAGTGTGACAACGACGATGACAATGATGGTATTCCTGACCTTCTGCCCCCGGGACCGGACAACTGTCGCCTCATTCCCAACCCTCTGCAGGAGGACTCTGACG GTGATGGGGTTGGGAATGCGTGCGAGAACGACTTTGACAACGACACCATCATCGACAGCATCGATGTGTGCCCGGAGAACGCTGAGGTTACTCTCACAGACTTCAGGGCCTACCAGACAGTGGTGCTGGACCCGGAGGGAGACGCACAGATAGATCCTAACTGGGTGGTGCTCGATCAG GGTAGAGAGATCGTCCAAACTATGAACAGTGACCCTGGACTGGCTGTTG GTTACACGGCTTTCAACGGCGTTGACTTCGAAGGGACGTTCCATGTGAATACGGTAACAGACGACGACTATGCAGGCTTCATCTTTGGCTACCAGGACTCTTCCTCCTTCTACGTAGTGATGTGGAAACAAGTTGAGCAGATCTACTGGCAGGCCAATCCGTTCAGAGCTGTGGCAGAACCAGGGATACAACTGAAG GCTGTAAAGTCCAACACGGGACCAGGGGAAAATCTACGTAACTCCCTGTGGCACACCGGAGACACCAATGACCAGGTGAACCTGCTGTGGAAAGATGCCCGCAACGTGGGCTGGAAGGACAAGACCTCCTACCGCTGGTTCTTGCAACACAGGCCCCAAGATGGATACATCAG GGTGCGTTTCTATGAGGGTCCTCAGCTAGTGGCAGACACAGGCATcatcatagacaccaccatgagAGGAGGCAGACTGGGCGTCTTTTGCTTCTCTCAGGAGAACATCATCTGGGCTAACCTACGCTACCGCTGCAATG ATACAATCCCTGGGGACTTCGATACATACCAAGCCCAACAGGTCCAGCTGCAGTTCTAA